The DNA region AAGCATCAAGTAATCCTCCACAGTGTATTTCTTTTTTTTATCAGCCGTCAGCATAAATCAAATATAACTAATTTCGCACAATGAAAAAAGCTTCTCCAACCATACTTGTTGTAAATGACGATGGCATTACCGCTCCGGGTATCAAAGCCCTGATGGATGCCATGGCCGAAATTGGCCGCGTTGTAGTAGTTGCTCCGGATAGCCCGCAATCGGGTATGGGGCATGCAATCACTATAGGCAAACCTTTGCGGCTTGACCAGGTTGACATTTACGAGGGCATTGAAATGTACCGCTGCTCAGGCACTCCGGTTGATTGCGTGAAGCTGGCAGTTAACAAGATCTTTAAAGGTAAAAAGCCAGATCTTTGCGTGTCGGGGATTAATCATGGTTTAAATAACTCTATTAATGTGTTGTATTCAGGTACTATGTCTGCTGCGGTTGAGGGAGCTATCGAAGGGATCCCATCTATAGGTTTTTCGTTAGATGACTATACATTACAGGCCGATTTTGAACCCTGTATTAAGTTTGTAAAAGGATTGGCCTTACAGGTTTTGGCCAACGGTTTGCCGCAAGCCAGTTTGTTGAACGTAAACTTCCCGAATGCTAAACACATTAAAGGCATTAAAATTTGTAGGCAGGCGGCCGCCAAATGGGCCGAAGAGTTTGATGAACGTGTTGATCCGCATAAAAGGCCTTATTACTGGCTTACCGGCGTTTTTCAGCTAAATGATGGCGGCGAGGATACCGATGTCTGGGCTTTGGAACAGGGTTATGCTTCGGTTGTGCCGGTACAGTTTGATATGACTGCACACCACGTTATCCCTTACTTAAATAACTGGAAATTCAACCTGTAATTATGCTAAACAAAAACGACGTATCCTTAGGCCTGCTCATCGGCGCTATACTGCCAGGTGTTAGCCTGTTTGTTTTTGGATTTCTGCTTAAAAATCAACTGGTTTTCATGCATAAGCCGGGCATTCCCTACTTTGTAGCTTTTGCTATCAATTTGTTTATCATCCGTTATTTTTATGGTAAAGGGGCCGATAAAACAGGAAACGGCATTGCCATGATCTCGCTTTTGTTTATGCTGGCCATATTCATTTTTAAATTGCAATCCTTATAATGAAATATTACCTGGTAGCCGGCGAAGCTTCGGGCGATTTGCACGGGGCTAATTTGATGAAAGCGCTCAAATCGCTTGACCCTGATGCTGAATTTCGCTTTTTTGGCGGCGACCTGATGCAGGCCGAGGGCGGCACACTGGTAAAGCATTATGCCGATATGGCTTTTATGGGCTTTGTTGAAGTGGTTGCCAACCTGCAAACCATTCTTAAAAATATGCGATCATGCAAGCAGGATATCTCGGCTTACCATCCCGACGTATTGATCCTGATAGATTTTCCCGGCTTTAACCTCAAAATAGCCGAATACGCCAAAGCTAACAACATGCCGGTTAACTACTATATTTCGCCCAAAGTTTGGGCCTGGAACCAGAAGCGGGTGTTAAAGATCAAACGCATTGTTGACCACCTATTTTGCATATTGCCTTTTGAGGTGGCATTTTACAAAGAGTGGGGAATGGATGTTGATTACGTAGGCAACCCTTTACTTGATGCGGTTTCGGCATTTAATCCTGACCCTCATTTCCTGCAAAAAAATAAACTTGGCGTAAAAAAAATTATAGCACTGTTACCCGGCAGTCGCAAACAGGAAATCAGCAGACTGCTGCCCGATATGATCCGGGCTTCGGCCTACTTTCCTGAATACCAGTTTGTAATTGCCGGTGCACCGGCTTTCCAGGCTGATTATTATGTACCTTATTTGAACGGAGCGGAGATCCCCGTTGTATTCAACGGCACATATGATCTGTTGAATCATGCCCATGCAGCTATTGTAGCCTCGGGCACCGCAACACTTGAAACCGCGCTGTTTAATGTGCCGCAGGTAGTGGTGTATAAAGGCGGGAAATTAACCATCGCCATAGCGCGCATGCTGGTTAAACTTAAATTTATATCGCTGGTTAACCTGATCATGGATAAAGCGGTAGTGAAGGAGTTGATCCAGGAAGAGTGTACGGCTAACAAGATAAGTGAAGAGTTAAAACTGATTGTCAATGATGCAACCTATCGCCAAAACATGCTCGATAATTACGACGGGCTTGATGTGCGCATGGGGCAACCGGGGGCATCAGCCAAAACAGCCGGGTTAATTGTTAAATATACTGAAGCAGATAGGAAATCATAGTAAATTCAGCGACTTTCTTAAAGTAAAAGACCATTATTGTTATACGCAATGACGCTGGAATATGCTATTTCGCCAGGTTGCTTTTAACGACAAGCTCAGGTTTCTATCTCTTTATCATCATTTTCTTCCGGTTTTAATTCAGATTGAATGATATCCTGTTCCAGCTTTTTTTCGTCTTTCTGGTTACGCCTGATGATCCAAACCAGCAAAATAATAACAGCAATAACTACAATTATTACTATGGGATAATTAACCTGGTCCATAATTTGTATTTATATAAGAGTATGTAATTTTACAGATAACAATACACCATACAGACAATCAGTCTTTAGTTCCTACTCGTGCAGGACAATATGACCGTAACGGATTTGTTCATCACCCGGTTAACGGTACTACGCGTAAATAGATGGTGCAATATGATGTTTAACCGCATCGGCCATTCGCCTGCCGCTTGATCCCAAATAACCGTTTCAGGCATTTCCTTTAGGTGACCAAAGTGTTAATATATTGTTATTTAATATTATACAAAGATAGCATTAAGCTTGCCCGGCTTTACAAAAAAATAGAGCCCTGTTTTTTGCAGGGCTCCACGTTTTCATAGGTGATGTTAGTACTCGATAGGTAGATGTATATATGTTGATCAAGCGGCAGACAGCGTTTGCTGTGCTGCTACCTGCTTGTTGTTGCTCAGGAACTGGGTTTTAGCCCTGTAGTTTTTCAGATCTTCCCTCAACAGTTCTAATAATTCGGCATCAAAACGTGCAAGTAATTTAGTTATTGCGGGTGTTGGTTTATATGCTTTCATAGGTAGATGTAGTGTAGGTGATTTTTTTATATTGAGTTTAAGCTGCCGGCGTTAAATAGGGCATTTTAGTTTTGATAGCTTTCAAGTCGCTCATGATGATGTTTTTAAGTGCATTATCAAAACTTGCTATTAGTTTGGTAGTTGATGTTTGTTTTTGCGTTTTCATGTTGTAGGTTTTGATGTTTTTTAATATTTTAATGTCGCTTCGTCGTTTTAGTCTTTCTTTTTTTCGTCCCCGTTTTCGGTGAGGTTATCGTGGCGGCGTTTAGCTTCTTTATATTGCCTTAATATTTGCTCCTCATCGCGTGGGTCTGAAGTTTTTGTCGGTTCCACAGGGTTTTCCCACTCTTTCTCTTCTTCAGGTTTAACCGCTTTGTCTTTTGCTTTCATAACAACTGCGTTTGATAAGTAACAATCTAAATCAATGCCAAACTTTTATCGAACGGCAAAAAACGTCATTAAAAGTTCAGATTTATTTTACGATAAAATGTAAATGGCTGTAATACAGCGGGGTTTTTTTAGAAGAAATTTTTACTTTTTTTGATCAATTCAATGCAGGCAACTATTCAAAGCAGATAAACAGGTATACGTTACCGAACATCAGTAGCAGTAGCGGACGATTTTTTGTAGTTTAACAAATGCACAATGATCACTATTACTGATAAGGCAGCTCCAATAGCACACACCCCATTCCACCCGTAGTTTTTCCAAACCAAGCTTGCGAAGAATGTGCCTAAAGCCCCGCCTATAAAATAAGACACCATGTACACTGTATTGATACGGTTGCGGGCTTCCGGGATCAATGCAAAAATAATAGACTGGTTGGAGATATGCGTTGCCTGCACACCCATATCCAAAAGGATAACCCCGATGATGAGCCCGATTATACTATGGCTCGAAAAATAGAATACAATAAAGGAGATGAGGATAAGCGAAAGTGTATAAATTGATAATTTGTATGCGTCCATTTTATCGCTCAGGCGGCCCATAAAGCCAACGGCTACCGCGCCGAAAGCGCCAACAAGGCCAAACATACCTGCTGCGGCACTGCCCTCGTTAAATTGCGGCTGTTTTAACAGGAATACCAGCGTTGTCCAAAATGCGCTGAAACCGGCAAAACATAAGGCTCCTCTGAATGCTGCCAATCTTAATTTAGGCTGGGTTTTTACTAAATGGATCAATGATTTCATCAATTTACCGTAATTGCCTTTATAATCGGGTTCAATTTCGGGCAAAAACAAAAATATCATGAACCAGATGAGCAACATTAACCCGGCAGCTATATAAAACATGCTTCGCCACCCAAAATGCTCGCCTATAAAACCGCTTAATGTGCGTGATAGCAAAATACCGATTAATAAGCCGCTCATTACAAAGCCAATCTTCTTCCCCCGTTCATGTGGCTTGGCTAAGTGGGCCGCCATTGGGATCAGCAATTGCGGAATTATGGATGATACACCCACCAAAAATCCTGCAATCATAAGTATGGTTACTGATGGTGCCATGGCGCTTGCTATTAATGATATGATCATGAGTACAAAATCTATCAAAATAAGGCGCTTACGCTTAAGCATATCAGCCAGGGGCACTATAAATAATAAGCCTGTAGCATAGCCAATTTGTGTAAAAAGCGATATCTGCTGCGCCTTTTTATCGCTCACGCCAAAAGTGTGCGCCATATCGGCCAGTAAGGGTTGGTTGTAATATATATTGGCTACCACCAAACCGGTAGCTATGGTCATGATCCATAAAGTTAATGGCGTAAGATGCGGATGTTGTTTTGCAGTATGCTTAGATGACATATTTTAAAAGGCAGTATTTTTTTGCTGCAAAAGTGTTAAAGCATCTTTAAAAAAAAGCCTTTGTAAAGTAATTTTTATCATGTAACTGCGTTTAGAACATAAATTGTTTTAGCGAACAATCGTTCTTTAAAGGGTTAAAAGCAGTATTAAGGCATGGAAAAAGGCACTTTTTTGTGTTTTTATAAGGAAAAACTGGCGATAATATTGCTTTAAACATGTTAGAGGTCTGGAAATTTAATTTTAATGCGGTTTTAAATCGTGATTTTCCTTAAAAAATCATTTAAAATTAAATTTTTGTAAACTTTGTAAATAAAATCACGTCTTTTTTAACTAAAGATGAATGAATAAATGATTATTATCAAATAATTTGAAAAAATTAGTAAATTAATAATGTTTTATTCTTATTTTTGACAATAAGATACCGGATGTCAGTGTAATTGATAAAACTTACAAAACAATTACAAAATATATTTTCCGGATATCAAAACTTAGTGTTACTTTTACACCGTATTAAAAATAACACAATACATAAAATAGTCTTCTCATAATTTAGGTTTATAATTGGTTAGTAAAGGCCCCTGCCCATCAGGGGCTTTACTTTTTTTTTAACAATTCCACTAATTCCCCTCCACTCAATTTACTGCTGATTAATAATTTATCACCAATGTGATTATTTTTATCCTTAAGTAAAATTTGAAAACATATAAAAACCTGGCTAACAAATAATTAACCAGAATTTATCGCAAAAATGCACCCCGATTTTATATCTTTATATATCACAAACTGCTTATATTCCTTTAGCCTAATTTTAACCTTATGAAAAAGCTCTTCCTGCAAAATCTAATGCTGCTTTTTTGTGGGTGTGTCTTGCAAGTAAATGCGCAAGGTACACCGCCCAAAGCGATTTTAACAGGCGACACCTGCGCCGGTAGTACGCTTACCGGTACATTTTCTTCAGGGGGGATCCTTGAACTGAAATGGTACCGTGATGCAGCCTTAATAGAAGCCCGTGGCAGATATGAGTCCATTGGGACGACTGTTGCCGGGGGCAAAAACCTAACTCAGCTTTACGACCCTAAAGGCATATACCTTTATAAGGGCTATTTGTATGTTGTACAAGGTCAAAGTGTGCAAAAATGGCTTCCCGGCGCATCTTCAGGCATTACTGTGGCCGGCGGAAATGGCAAGGGAACAGCGCTTAATCAGTTTTACTCACCTGTAGATGTTGTTATTGACGATGCCGGTTATTTATACGTATCTGACTACCTTACAAGCAGCATACGCAAATGGAAGCCAGGTGCAGCGGCAGGTACTGTAGTAGCCGGAGGCAATGGCTATGGTGCGGGAGCAAACCAGTTTAGCAATCCACAATCACTTTGCATAGATAGGTTTGGTAATATCTATGTTACCGATAGATGGAACCATCGGGTTCAAAAGTGGGCGCCCGGTGCTTCAACAGGAACAACGGTAGCGGGAGGAAATGGCAGAGGGTCTGCCGCCAACCAACTTTATGAGCCATCGGGCATTGGGATTGATTATGCTGGTAATGTATATGTATCTGATACTTATAATTACCGTGTACAAAAGTGGGCTCCGGGTGCAACAACAGGTGTAACAGTAGCTGGAGGCAATGGCCAGGGGCAAAATGCCAACCAATTGAGCGGTCCCGGTGAAATCAGTGTTGATTCGGCCGGTACAGTGTATGTTGTAGATGCCGGCAGGCGCATACAGCGCTGGGCACCTGGAGCAACTTATGGCGTAACTGTTGCCGGGGGGAATTATTACCCTGCAGGCACTCCCGATAGCAGCAAAACAAAGACTTTTTCTGGCCTTTATATTGATGCTAATAAACAAGTATACACATCCGAGCTATTTAAAGCCCGCGTAACAAAATTTAAAATCTCATCCCCATCAGGCTCAATAATACAAAACGCTTTGCCAGGGACTTATAAATTTGCAGCAACTAACTTTAGCAACTCCGTTTTTACGAGCGACCCAATCAGAGTTACTCCAATAGCGCCCTATCCTGCACTTGTAGGAGGACCTAACGACGTGGTTAAACACACCACAATAAAGTATGCGGTGAAAGACTTCCTTCCGGGGGCTACTTATACCTGGACCGTCCCTTTTGATGCCACAATAATATCAGGACAGGGAAGCCCTGTACTAACTGTAAAATGGGGGCTTAATAGTGGTAATATCGGTGTAACAGCTTCTAATTCTTGTGGCGTTTCAAAAACCAGAATAAAATATATTACTTCGGCCTGTTCAAGTGATGATGTTCCCCCTTATCCGGCATTAGTTGGCGGGCCTAATACAGTTAATAGAAGAAGTATCGTTAAATATGATGTAAAAAATCCTCCCGAAGGCACAATTTATTCATGGACAGTACCCGCTGATGTTAGTATAATTTCCGGGCAAAACACTCCTGTCCTGACCGTAACATGGGGTGATAATAGTGGGCCAATAACAGTTACCGCCATTAATGGGTGCTTTGCTTCTAAAACACGCACAAAAATCATTACCGTTGCAGATGCATTGGCACAAGCCAATAACAATGAACCGTTAGCAACCATTTATCCTAACCCAACCGTAAGCGGCGCCTCAGTTGCCTTTACCGCCGAGAAAGCAGTCTCTTATGAGCTTACTGTAACCAATATGGCTGGCAGATCGCTTTTGAAACAAAAAGGACGAGCCCAGCCGGGTAAAAACAAAGCCGATCTTAATATAAGCAATTTTAACCGTGGCATTTACCTCGTAAATATCAAATACGACGATAACAGCTCGCAGGTATTGAAACTGAATAAACAATAAGTGCTAATAGTTAATAAACAATAAAGCCCCCGGATAACAAGGTCAAGGGGCTTTGTTAGTTTAACTATTGCAAGGTAATAAGGCAGATGAGTATAAAATAAATTACAATAGAATTTCATTTTGATTCACAAAACTCTATATTTGCAACCCATCATGGGGGATTAGCTCAGCTGGCTAGAGCGCTTGCATGGCATGCAAGAGGTCATCGGTTCGACTCCGATATTCTCCACGTATTGATTGCCCGGCTTTTAGATTAATTTCTAAAAGCCTTTTTTTTGCGGGTACAACATAGGTACAACACTTTGCTTGAATTTTATTGAGATTTTCCAATCACAATCTGCGTGAAATGCGGAATTTTAAGATTTTTTTGGACAAAACGTTGTTGTGTAGCAGATAGCGTCTTGTCATTCGTGTCGTTAATAAATTAATTACAGACGCCCTTAATTGATGCTAGCGGCACAAGTACATTAATTTTCATATATCAATCACTTCTATCTGGTTTGAAAATGAATTTCACAATTCGGTAACCATTGCCGCCGCCCACGGAGATAGCGCCGGTAGCGTTTTTAACAATTTCGCAGATTTCTTCGACCGAAGTTGGACGCGCAATTTTACTAACCAAAACGGGATTCAGCCGGGTTACATCGTCAATAATACGCTCATCTGTTTTAAGGTGGGAGATCTCTTTACCTTCATCATTTTTCAAATAATCGGGCGCCGACCCGGGTACCGGGCCGTATAGGTTTGTCGTATAATCCCCTTTTTTGAAACCTAACCGCCAGAATAACCATAATGGCCCAAGCACGGGTATTAAAACAGTAAACAGCCAATAGCCTGAATAGCCCTGATCATGCAGGCGCTTAATAGAAGTAGCTATAATGATCCAGAATAATAAAGGATATAGGATAAACGTAGCACCTTCGCCAGCAAGCAATAACAAGTTGTACAACACGTAAAAAGTGCACCAGTAAAACAGGGAAGCCAGCCAAAAAGCTCCTTTTGATAAGCGGCCGTTAAAAGTAAATAGCAGATAGGTTACAGGTAGTTTTTGTTTCAGGCGCATGGATGGTCTTGGCAATACGCTAATATATCATTACTTTCAATTATAATTATAGCCGCGTATATAAATGTAACATGATACCCAGAGGTAAATTATATATCAGCTATAAGAATTTGGTTGAAGGCGCTTATTACTGCCTTACTGATCGCTTTCGCTCACCAGGGCCGGATGTTGATCAACGTACTAACGAAATGGTTTGCCTCTCGGTGAGAACTGGAATCGATCTGGTATTAAATGCTTTGAATTTTCCGCCGGGCTTCGAGATGATTGTTACTGATATCAATATCCCGGATATGTTCGCCATAATTAACTGGTACGAATTAACGCTTGTTCCCATCCCGGTTAATAAGTATACCTTAAATATGTCCCCGGCCCAGGTGGAAGCGGCAATTACACCTGCAACAAAAGCCATACTGATCACTCACCTTTTTGGCGGTATCATGGAAATTGAAGCGATAGTTGCCATAGCAAAAAAGCATAACCTCATTATATTTGAGGATTGCGCACAAGCATATGCCGGTAATTTATATAGCGGGAATCCCGCGTCAGACGTAGTGATGTTTAGCTTTGGCTTTATTAAAACCAATACGGCTATTAGCGGGGCGATGATCAAAATAAAAGACCCGGGTTTGTACGCTGAGGTTGTTGCGCAAAATGGGCACTACCATCAACAAAGCACTGCAGGCTATTTTAAAAAGCTTTTTAAAGCGCTGTTTGTAAAACTGCTCACCAATAAAGTTATTTATACCGGGTTTTATAATTTAGTAATGGCTTTGGGAAAGGACTTTGAACAGGTATTAGGTGGCTTTACAAAGGGCTTCCCCGGCAACGATATTTTTAGACAGATCCGGCATCGGCCTTCCACTCCAAATCAAAGGCTGCTCCGAAAAAAACTTGCTAACTTTGATCAAAATAGTATTACTAAAAGGATCCAATTAGCTAAAGATATTTTATCAAAGATCCCCGATAATTATAAAATTGGTTTTGACAACAAGAGGCATTCTTACTGGGTGATGCCTGTTGAAACCCATAATCCGGATGCACTGATCAAACACTTGCGTAATAACGGTTTTGATGCTTCGCAAAAAGCATCAAGCTTAATCAAGTTGAGCGAGGCGGGCGGCGTTCCCAAACCTGAAGAATTAGCATTAGACAATCTTGTTTATTTACCAGTATATCCCGCTATGAGCGCAAAAGACCGTAATAAACTAATACAACTAATAATCAATTTTTCGCACTAATCTCTTCTTATGCTGACAGGTTGTGGTGCTTTAACGTTTTCCGTAACTGGGCTTCAATTGCTTAACCATATCCCTGGCCGAAAGATATCCGTTTATTAATAAAAAATAGCCCGAACTACCCCACCCATCCAAATCCACTTTTAAAAAATATCATCAACAGCAATGAGGGTAAAATGCTTCAGCCGTGTTTAAGAGACAAATTTTAATAATCGTCTTAACAACACAAATGCTATGAAAGCAACATTCCTGATCTATCTTGTTATCTTTTTGATTTCGTTTAAATTTACTGCAGGCGCCCAGCAAAAAACGGCAACCAATGCCGATTCAGTATTTAAGCCCAAAATCGGATCATTTGATGCCGGTTACTCCTACTCGCCGTTTACCGTTAAAAATAAAAACATGAACATCAGGCAAGTGAATGCTTCGGTCAACGTACCGCTGATAAATAATTTCAGGGACGGAAAGCTTGATTTTTTACTTGCCGGCGTCAGTTACAGCGGGCTTTCCTTATCCGGAACAGGAAAATCATTCGGCGGTACCGATTTTTATTCTATTTCGGTACCCATCACTTTTCAAAAATCGTTTTCTGCAAAGTACGCGCTGCTGGTATCAGCAATCCCTACCTTATCATCCGACCTGAAAGATGTTTCGGGCGAAGACATGCTATACTCGGGCTTTGCCATGCTCAAGATCCGTAAGTCTAAAAACTTTTCCTACGCTGTGGGTGCGGGTTATTCAAGGCAGTTTTTTGGTACGATACTGCTGCCGGTTATCGGGATAGAATGGCAGATCAGCGAAAAACTAAGCCTTAGCGGCACCCTGCCCGTTTCCGAAAAATTAAAGTACCAGCTCAACGATAAAAGTATCATTGGTTTCAGCAGCGACTTTGGCATTGGCGGGGGCTCATACCGGTTGTCGAAAAAAACAGGGTCAAATTATTTACAGGTACAGCAGTATAAAAACACGCTTTTTTATAATTACCAGCTGGCTAAAAACTTTTCGGTACAAATAAGCGGAGGTTACAATTTTGTGCAGCAGCTTGACTTATACAATAAAGATCAAAAAGTTAACTGGGCACCATTTAACGACCTGAACAAACGCGTTCCCCTGGTCGAACTGAAAAAGACCGGCTTTACCGTCGAATCGGGGATCAGCTACCGGTTTTAACCCGGAGCCGGTGCAAGTATTCCTTATCAATGTATAACATCAATCAACCGCAGCAATGGAAACAACTATTAATTTAATGGTCGAGGTTTTTAAAACAAATGTTGAGGATCCGGCGCAGGCCGCAAAATTGGTGGGCCTGCTTCAAAAACGCATTACAAACAGCAGTGTAAATTTTGACCTGGAAGATTGTGATAAAGTATTGAGGATAGAGGGCCCGGAGGTTTCATTGCCATTGGTTGTGGGCATCCTTAAAGATTATGGCTACAAATGCCAGCCGCTCGAATAAACACAAAGCCCGGATTATAATCTTTGCATGCCTATTCGCTTGTCAAATAAACCCGAAGAGCTGTTAAAAAACAGATGAAACGCATCATTGAGAAAGCATCAAGGCAACCTGAAAAAAGCCGTTATGGCATGTAAAATATATTTTAGGGATATTATGTGTGGGGCCGCGTTAGGGATTGCAGTGTAAAGCCCACAGCGCGGGTTGGGATTGCGGGCGGGAAAAGCGAGGACTTGTAACGTAAAGCCCGGGCCGCAGGCAACGCCCAAATCTATAAAATCAATCGAAAAATATACTTAATAATCAATAGCTTACAATCATGCCATTATAAGGAACGAAGCAATTACCCACTCTAAAGCTCTCCCCGAAAGGAAAGACTTCAAAAGCGTTTAAAGTACTCTCCTCCGGAGAGGGTTGGGTGAGACTAATTGCTTCGTCCTCGCAATGACGGCTTTTTCAATAAGATTTTATCAAACCATTTTAAACTGCATCCAGGGCAATTATTTCAGTACAAAGCAGGAAGAAGGATGGGCCCTGTCGTTGTAAATATCGTTAAGCTGCGTTGGCCCCGAAACGGTATC from Mucilaginibacter sp. SJ includes:
- the surE gene encoding 5'/3'-nucleotidase SurE; this encodes MKKASPTILVVNDDGITAPGIKALMDAMAEIGRVVVVAPDSPQSGMGHAITIGKPLRLDQVDIYEGIEMYRCSGTPVDCVKLAVNKIFKGKKPDLCVSGINHGLNNSINVLYSGTMSAAVEGAIEGIPSIGFSLDDYTLQADFEPCIKFVKGLALQVLANGLPQASLLNVNFPNAKHIKGIKICRQAAAKWAEEFDERVDPHKRPYYWLTGVFQLNDGGEDTDVWALEQGYASVVPVQFDMTAHHVIPYLNNWKFNL
- the lpxB gene encoding lipid-A-disaccharide synthase; this translates as MKYYLVAGEASGDLHGANLMKALKSLDPDAEFRFFGGDLMQAEGGTLVKHYADMAFMGFVEVVANLQTILKNMRSCKQDISAYHPDVLILIDFPGFNLKIAEYAKANNMPVNYYISPKVWAWNQKRVLKIKRIVDHLFCILPFEVAFYKEWGMDVDYVGNPLLDAVSAFNPDPHFLQKNKLGVKKIIALLPGSRKQEISRLLPDMIRASAYFPEYQFVIAGAPAFQADYYVPYLNGAEIPVVFNGTYDLLNHAHAAIVASGTATLETALFNVPQVVVYKGGKLTIAIARMLVKLKFISLVNLIMDKAVVKELIQEECTANKISEELKLIVNDATYRQNMLDNYDGLDVRMGQPGASAKTAGLIVKYTEADRKS
- a CDS encoding MFS transporter; this translates as MSSKHTAKQHPHLTPLTLWIMTIATGLVVANIYYNQPLLADMAHTFGVSDKKAQQISLFTQIGYATGLLFIVPLADMLKRKRLILIDFVLMIISLIASAMAPSVTILMIAGFLVGVSSIIPQLLIPMAAHLAKPHERGKKIGFVMSGLLIGILLSRTLSGFIGEHFGWRSMFYIAAGLMLLIWFMIFLFLPEIEPDYKGNYGKLMKSLIHLVKTQPKLRLAAFRGALCFAGFSAFWTTLVFLLKQPQFNEGSAAAGMFGLVGAFGAVAVGFMGRLSDKMDAYKLSIYTLSLILISFIVFYFSSHSIIGLIIGVILLDMGVQATHISNQSIIFALIPEARNRINTVYMVSYFIGGALGTFFASLVWKNYGWNGVCAIGAALSVIVIIVHLLNYKKSSATATDVR
- a CDS encoding T9SS type A sorting domain-containing protein gives rise to the protein MKKLFLQNLMLLFCGCVLQVNAQGTPPKAILTGDTCAGSTLTGTFSSGGILELKWYRDAALIEARGRYESIGTTVAGGKNLTQLYDPKGIYLYKGYLYVVQGQSVQKWLPGASSGITVAGGNGKGTALNQFYSPVDVVIDDAGYLYVSDYLTSSIRKWKPGAAAGTVVAGGNGYGAGANQFSNPQSLCIDRFGNIYVTDRWNHRVQKWAPGASTGTTVAGGNGRGSAANQLYEPSGIGIDYAGNVYVSDTYNYRVQKWAPGATTGVTVAGGNGQGQNANQLSGPGEISVDSAGTVYVVDAGRRIQRWAPGATYGVTVAGGNYYPAGTPDSSKTKTFSGLYIDANKQVYTSELFKARVTKFKISSPSGSIIQNALPGTYKFAATNFSNSVFTSDPIRVTPIAPYPALVGGPNDVVKHTTIKYAVKDFLPGATYTWTVPFDATIISGQGSPVLTVKWGLNSGNIGVTASNSCGVSKTRIKYITSACSSDDVPPYPALVGGPNTVNRRSIVKYDVKNPPEGTIYSWTVPADVSIISGQNTPVLTVTWGDNSGPITVTAINGCFASKTRTKIITVADALAQANNNEPLATIYPNPTVSGASVAFTAEKAVSYELTVTNMAGRSLLKQKGRAQPGKNKADLNISNFNRGIYLVNIKYDDNSSQVLKLNKQ
- a CDS encoding DUF805 domain-containing protein; this translates as MRLKQKLPVTYLLFTFNGRLSKGAFWLASLFYWCTFYVLYNLLLLAGEGATFILYPLLFWIIIATSIKRLHDQGYSGYWLFTVLIPVLGPLWLFWRLGFKKGDYTTNLYGPVPGSAPDYLKNDEGKEISHLKTDERIIDDVTRLNPVLVSKIARPTSVEEICEIVKNATGAISVGGGNGYRIVKFIFKPDRSD
- a CDS encoding DegT/DnrJ/EryC1/StrS family aminotransferase; this encodes MIPRGKLYISYKNLVEGAYYCLTDRFRSPGPDVDQRTNEMVCLSVRTGIDLVLNALNFPPGFEMIVTDINIPDMFAIINWYELTLVPIPVNKYTLNMSPAQVEAAITPATKAILITHLFGGIMEIEAIVAIAKKHNLIIFEDCAQAYAGNLYSGNPASDVVMFSFGFIKTNTAISGAMIKIKDPGLYAEVVAQNGHYHQQSTAGYFKKLFKALFVKLLTNKVIYTGFYNLVMALGKDFEQVLGGFTKGFPGNDIFRQIRHRPSTPNQRLLRKKLANFDQNSITKRIQLAKDILSKIPDNYKIGFDNKRHSYWVMPVETHNPDALIKHLRNNGFDASQKASSLIKLSEAGGVPKPEELALDNLVYLPVYPAMSAKDRNKLIQLIINFSH
- a CDS encoding DUF6268 family outer membrane beta-barrel protein, coding for MKATFLIYLVIFLISFKFTAGAQQKTATNADSVFKPKIGSFDAGYSYSPFTVKNKNMNIRQVNASVNVPLINNFRDGKLDFLLAGVSYSGLSLSGTGKSFGGTDFYSISVPITFQKSFSAKYALLVSAIPTLSSDLKDVSGEDMLYSGFAMLKIRKSKNFSYAVGAGYSRQFFGTILLPVIGIEWQISEKLSLSGTLPVSEKLKYQLNDKSIIGFSSDFGIGGGSYRLSKKTGSNYLQVQQYKNTLFYNYQLAKNFSVQISGGYNFVQQLDLYNKDQKVNWAPFNDLNKRVPLVELKKTGFTVESGISYRF